In one window of Mus pahari chromosome 3, PAHARI_EIJ_v1.1, whole genome shotgun sequence DNA:
- the LOC110317923 gene encoding olfactory receptor 998-like: MEEKNQTVMPEFFFCGITDNFHQKIVIFIIFSFVYLVTLGGNVGMITLISLDPRLHTPMYFFLSHLSFVDVCSSSSIAPKMLCDIFAGNKAISFVGCAAQMWFFGLFVATECFLLAAMAYDRYAAICKPLLYTLIMSPHLCVLLVIGPYAIALISTVTHTTLTFCLPFCGPYIINHFFCDISPLLSLACTDTQINKLVLFVVAGAVGVLSGLIILVSYVCILKAILKIHTANGRQKAFSTCSSHLATVSILYGTLFFTYVRPNASSSLNINKVISLFYTMVIPMLNPLIYSLRNKEVKDAFRRTLEKKRFLKGD; encoded by the coding sequence atggaagaaaagaatcagACTGTCATGCCTGAGTTTTTCTTCTGTGGCATTACAGATAACTTCCATCAGAAGAttgtcatcttcatcatcttttcctttgtttatctTGTCACTCTTGGGGGTAATGTGGGGATGATCACTCTCATATCGTTGGACCCCAGGCTGCATACACCTATGTACTTTTTTCTCAGTCACCTGTCCTTTGTAGATGTGTGCTCCTCTTCTTCCATAGCTCCCAAGATGCTGTGTGACATTTTTGCAGGGAACAAAGCCATCTCTTTTGTAGGCTGTGCAGCACAGATGTGGTTCTTTGGTCTCTTTGTGGCAACTGAATGCTTTCTCCTGGCTGCCATGGCATATGATCGGTATGCAGCCATCTGTAAGCCCTTGCTGTACACACTTATTATGTCTCCACATCTCTGTGTGTTGTTGGTTATTGGGCCTTATGCCATTGCTCTTATAAGTACAGTGACACACACAACTTTGACCTTTTGCTTACCATTCTGTGGTCCATATATTATcaaccactttttctgtgacaTTTCCCCATTGCTGTCTCTAGCATGTACTGACACCCAGATAAATAAGTTGGTGCTTTTTGTCGTGGCTGGAGCAGTAGGTGTGCTCAGTGGTCTGATAATCCTGGTGTCCTATGTCTGCATCTTGAAGGCAATTTTGAAGATTCATACAGCCAACGGGAGACAAAAAGCCTTCTCAACTTGTTCCTCTCACTTGGCTACTGTCTCTATCCTGTACGGGACTCTTTTCTTCACCTATGTTCGACCCAATGCCAGTTCCTCCTTGAATATTAATAAagttatatctttattttatactatGGTGATCCCCATGTTAAATCCCCTCATCTACAGCTTGAGGAACAAAGAGGTAAAAGATGCATTCAGGAGAACTTTGGAGAAGAAGCGCTTCttaaaaggtgattaa